Proteins from one Chelonia mydas isolate rCheMyd1 chromosome 14, rCheMyd1.pri.v2, whole genome shotgun sequence genomic window:
- the LOC102943457 gene encoding zinc finger protein RFP gives MASGASEQGLQEETKCPICRNYFTEPVSVDCGHNFCRDCISQHCDTWTKGDYDPLCCPMCRARIQKENLRPNWDLARLTEILKEWNLCKKHQEKLNLFCEEDGEAVCVVCEKSPEHRSHKVLLMKEAAQKYQDQFQTHLLMLKEEKEKLTKCRQSEERKLQEFLEKTEAERQKIVSEFEQLRQFLKEQERPLLALLEELKKEIAKIQDEKVAKLFEEISRLSELIGEMDKKCQQPVREFLQGIRCTLNRCEKRKFQQPEEISPKLEIKLDFWCQQNIALKATLRKFKDMLSSELKREWELSLPQGVTKTHTKVNVTLDPDTAHPRLIVSADRKCVRWGNTQQDLPDNPKRFDFILCVLGCEGFTSGRHFWEVDVGDGGRWAVGVARESVRRKGEIILNPEGGIWGVRQWGGQYRALTCPTTFLSMSYSPQKIRVSLDYEQRQVTFFDADNKVLIYTFLLVSFTGERIHPWFRVGTGSQLRLCP, from the exons ATGGCTTCAGGGGCTTCTGAACAGGGACTCCAAGAGGAAACCAAATGTCCCATCTGCAGAAACTATTTCACGGAGCCGGTGAGCGTAGACTGTGGGCACAACTTCTGCCGGGACTGCATCTCTCAGCACTGTGACACATGGACAAAAGGGGACTATGACCCTTTGTGCTGTCCCATGTGCAGAGCTCGGATCCAGAAGGAGAATCTCCGGCCCAACTGGGACCTGGCAAGATTAACAGAAATACTTAAAGAATGGAATCTGTGCAAGAAACACCAGGAGAAACTCAACCTGTTCTGCGAAGAGGACGGGGAAGCCGTGTGTGTGGTTTGCGAGAAATCCCCCGAGCATAGATCTCACAAGGTGCTGCTCATGAAGGAGGCTGCCCAGAAATATCAG gatcaattccaaaccCATTTGCTGATgctgaaggaagaaaaagaaaagctcacAAAATGTAGACAGTCTGAAGAGAGGAAATTGCAGGAATTCCTG GAAAAGACGGAAGCCGAGAGGCAGAAGATTGTGTCTGAATTTGAGCAACTGCGCCAGTTTCTGAAGGAACAAGAGCGACCCCTGCTGGCATTACTGGAAGAGCTGAAGAAGGAGATTGCGAAGATTCAGGACGAAAAGGTCGCCAAACTCTTCGAGGAGATTTCCCGTCTCAGTGAGCTGATCGGTGAGATGGATAAGAAGTGTCAGCAGCCGGTGAGGGAATTCCTGCAG GGCATCAGATGCACCTTGAACAG ATGTGAAAAAAGGAagttccagcagccagaggagatTTCTCCTAAGCTGGAAATCAAACTTGATTTTTGGTGTCAGCAAAATATTGCCCTGAAGGCTACTCTGAGGAAATTCAAAG ACATGCTGTCATCTGAACTGAAGAGAGAATGGGAATTGTCTCTGCCACAGGGTGTAACAAAAACACATACAAAGG tgaatgtgactctggatccagacacggctcatcccaGGCTCATCGTGTCTGCAGATCGGAAATGCGTGAGATGGGGAAACACACAGCAGGATCTCCCTGACAATCCCAAGAGATTTGATTTTATTctctgtgtgctgggctgtgagggattcacctCGGGGAGACATTTCTGGGAGGTGGACGTGGGAGATGGGGGACGGTGGGCcgtgggggtggccagagagtctgtgaggaggaagggagagatcaTCCTGAACCCTGAGGGGGGGATCTGGGGTGTGCGACAGTGGGGGGGCCAGTACCGAGCTCTCACCTGCCCAACAACCTTCCTGTCCATGAGCTACAGCCCCCAGAAGATCCGTGTTTCTCTGGACTATGAACAGAGGCAGGTGACATTTTTCGACGCTGATAACAAGGTTCTGATCTATACTTTCCTGCTGGTCTCTTTCACTGGGGAGAGAATCCACCCTTGGTTCCGAGTGGGGACGGGATCTCAGCTCAGGCTCTGTCCCTGA